The Pontibacter korlensis sequence TAAGTATTCCATCTTTATTGGGGTATTTCCTGTATCAGCTTTTGTACTCCTTCTCTGATGCGCTCCTGTAATTTAGCAGCGTTATCATCTGGCACTGCTCCTTCTGCCGCACCTTGCCAAACCAGCTCGTTTCTGGCATTATCAACCAAGTGTAACGACAAAGTACCCTGCTGGTACCGCCCCACCTCAACGTCTCTGCTCTTCCAGGTATAGCGGCGCTGCCCAATATAAAAAGGTGGATCGGTCAGGATATTCGTTTGCCGCGTTTGTACCTTCTCCGCTACTACTACACCTAAATTGATATTTAAATCTGGCTCCGATGAACTTTGCTGAAGCCCACGCTGCTCCAGTTGCTGAACTATCTCCTGCTTAAGATAGTCAAGTTGAGAAGCATACGGCTGTAGCGCCTCGCCACTAGTCTCTACCTCAAAGAAATTAAAAGTCTTATAATTACTAAGTCGAAAGCCTTCATCTGCTTCCGATTCCAGCACCCTAACAGGTGAGCAGGCTGCCAGAAACAGGCACCAAATTCCCGATAGTACAGTAAGCTTGAGGCTGGTTTTCATGTTTTTACTTATTAAAGTTTTATACCTATACGCCTTCAGTTTTCAAGCGTTTGGGGCAGCCAAGAAACTTGTAGGACTAGACTGACAAGAAACGCTATACAGGCAAAAATTTATTACGCAGCGGCTTTTGTTTATTCACACCGATCAATATATTTAATACCTAAAACGGGGTGTAGCGTAGCCTGGTATCGCGCCAGCATGGGGTGCTGGAGGTCGTGGGTTCGAATCCCGCCACTCCGACAAAAAGGGCCTTTACAGCATGTGAAGGCCCTTTTTACTGACGCAAAAGTGAAGCAAACTGACGCAGATTTTCAGAGAAATCCAGGCCCTACGAGCACTTCGAGCCACTTTTTCACATCTCCTGTCATTAAAAGTGGAGCCGCTTACCCCGCCACTCCTGTAGCATTCCCAAGCAAGCATCCTTAACTATTATCATATCTTTCTATATTACAAAGCTTTCCCATATATTGTGCAGCTAACAGGAACAGGCATTCAACTTGTACATTGGTTTTTGCCAACTTATTATAAAGCATTACCCAAGTCTATAATCATTTATTTTGAAGCTTAGCAAAACATGAAGCATACATTGCTACTGATTTTATTTCTTTGTTTAATAACAGGCGGGTTAGCTGCTCAAACAAAGCCCATAAACGAGGCAAATTTTATTTTAATAGGCGGTATAGAGCAGTGGGTAACGATCAGCGGGGATGACAGGGACAAACCTGTCATCCTGTTTCTGCATGGAGGGCCGGGCAGCACCATGAGCCAATACGATGACGCCATCTATGGATACTGGAAAAAGGACTTCGTGCTGGTCTACTGGGACCAGCGGGGAGCAGGAAGAACCTTTGGCCGTAATGCACCTGAGACTATAACTGAGGATTACTGGATTGAAAACCCACTGACCATCGAGCGCATGACAGCTGATGGGATTGAGCTTTCTGAGTATCTGATCAAACACCTCGGTAAGCGAAAAATAAATCTTGTAGGAACCTCCTGGGGATCGGTGCTGGGAGCCAATATGGCCCTGAAGCGCCCAGAACTTTTCGCAGTCTATATAGGCCATTCACAAATAGTCAATGGGGAAGAAGGGTTCCGGCATGCCTTCAATAAAGTCTCCAAGCTGGCTCAGACCGCCAACGACCAGGAGTCGTTAGACAAGCTGGCGGCCTTAGGCCCTCCTCCTTATGGTGACGCCAGAAAATCGGGCCAGCTCATGCGCATTATCAAAAAGTATGAGCGGGAGAACTCAACACCTGCCCCTGCCACCTGGTGGAAGGTGGCGAGCGAATACGACAATGAGAAAGATGCCAATGACAGGTATAACGGAGACGATTATTCCTTTCTATACTTTGCCGGCCATAAAGCGATGGGAATTAATTCTATGGAGGCAGGTGTGAACTTTATGAAGGATGGGCTGCGCTATAAGATCCCGGTGTACTTTATTCAGGGTGAGGAAGATATCCTTACCGCTCCAGAGCTTACCAAGGCATATTTTGATAAAGTGAAAGCTCCTAAGAAAGAATTCGTGCTTGTGCCGGGTGCTGCGCACGGGCATACCCCGGCAGTGATTGACGCTCAGTATAAGGCTGTAAAAAAGACCTTAAACCTCCGTTAGTAAACTATATATCAACAGTAGAAATCGTTTACAACCACAACAGTAAAGCTGCTATGCCAGCTTATTGCCTAGAAAGATAAAACTACCTTGTGTCACTTCCTGCAACAGTAGCGTTTGCGTGAGAATCTGCTTCAGCTGCAGTCAAAAAAATCAAAATTTCAACAAGAATCAAACATATCACCAACGTATTAGAGGCATTTTAGAAAGTATAAACTGTTGATATATGTTATTTAATTTCGCCGCTCCGGCAAAGTAAAAGCCCTCTGCAAAAGCAGGGGGCTTTTATGCTATTACCAAACTTTCTCGCTTTTCAGCTGCAAACACAATTCTGTTTACCTTTCTGGGTTTGCTCCGTATGTGTAAAGCTTTAGAGGCATATTTGTATATCACTCTTTATATATAGTACCCTGTACCTTCACTTACATTTCTTACCTTTATCTTAAGGATAAGTTTAACCCAATCAGGGTACTCAAAAAAAGTATAACACCAACACTTTTGTATGAACACAATAGCGCAATTATTACAACATAATAAGAAAGAAATATTAGAGATATGGATACAAAACCAACTTGCAGATGCGTCGCTTCGCGATGACCTTATCTCAAACGATGAAATCCGCCGACAGTCTGATGAGTTGCTAAATGGCCTTGACCGTGCGACAGCGAGCGGTAATATTGATAATATTTACGCTCCAGAATATGAGCAGGTAACCGAGATTTTAACTGATATCTCCATTACCCGTGCTCGACAAGGTTTTAGCCCACGCGAGACAGGTATGTATGTACTAAGCCTGAAAAAGGCCATTAGCCAGGTGCTGGAGGAGAAGTATAGTGGACAGCCAGAAGAACTATACAAAGCGCTGATCGCTGCCACAAACCTCCTCGACAACCTAAGCATGGTCACTTTCGACACGTTTATCAAGGGTCGTGAGGAGGTGATCCTTCGCCAGACAGACGAGATAAACGAAATCTCTACTCCGGTTATTCGTGTATGGGAAGGTATCCTGGCCCTACCAATCATCGGTACGCTCGACAGCGCCCGCACACAAATTGTAATGGAGAACCTGCTGCAGGAGATCGTGAACACCGGCAGTAGCATTGCCATATTAGACATTTCCGGTGTACCGGCAGTAGATTCGCTCGTGGCCCAGCACCTGATCAAAACTGTAAGTGCTACCCGGCTGATGGGTGCTGAGTGTATCATCAGCGGTATACGCGCTGAAATTGCCCAAACCATTGTGCATTTGGGTATTGATCTTAGCAATATCAAAACGAAAGCCAGCCTTGCCAGCGCACTGCAGCTAGCTTTTAGCATGCGCAGCGTAGAGGTGAGAAAAATCAACAAGAGCACAACAGGCTTTAACCTGAGCCGATAGTAAAATAAAATGGATAGAATTCCGATTCTGAAGATGGGGCCGTTCCTACTTGTAACCATACAGGTAGATTTGTACGACCGGCTAGCCCTGACCCTGGAAAACGACCTTATTGGCATGGTAAGCAAAACAGGGGCAAGAGGCGTTCTCATTGATATATCAGCAGTAAGTATAGTAGATTCCTTTATGGGACGCATTCTGGGCAACATTGCCTCTATGTCTCGGATAATGGATGCTGAAACAGTTGTGGTGGGCATGCAACCTGCCGTAGCTATCACATTGGTAGAGCTTGGCCTTACCCTTCAGGGCGTGTACACTGCCCTTGATGTGGAGAAAGGCATGGAGCTCTTGCAAGATAAGATAGGCATCTTGGAAGATTCCGAAAAAGACGAAGAGGAGGACCCGGATGATCGTAATGACTAAAGACACGATGCAAATCGTGCGGGAGCAGGATGTAGTGCCTTTCCGGAACCGAGTGCGGGAGCTTAGTACCAAAATTGGCATGAGCCTGGTAAACCAGACCAAGCTGATAACTGCTGCCAGCGAACTGGTGCGGAATATGCTCAAGTATGCCAATGGCGGAAAAGTAATGCTGGAAACCATCAGTAAAAATGCGCAGTCTGGCATAAGGCTGGTTTTTATTGATAAGGGCCCAGGTATTGCAGACGTGCAACAGGCTATGCGCGACGGCTTCTCTACAGGAAAAAGCCTTGGACTCGGATTACCGGGGGCAAAACGCCTGGTGAACGAGTTCGACATTAAAAGCACACCGGGAGAAGGCACTACTGTAACCATAATACACTGGAAGCATGGACGTTAATCAGCACCAACGTTTTCTGATACCGGATAAATCGTATGCCAATATTGCCAAGCGTGATATTACAAGCATTGCAGAACGTATGGGCATGTCTGCAAACGAGGTGGGGAAGCTAAACATTGTTGTGTCGGAGATGGTGTCTAACCTATCTAAACACGCGGCACAGGGTGGTGAGTTGCTGGTCCGTTCGCTAGGGTTACCTACAGAAGGTATTGAAGTAATTTGCCTCGATAACGGCCCCGGTATGTCTGACCCTGTAAAGATGCAGGAAGACGGCGTCTCCACATTTGGAACAGCTGGGGAAGGCCTGGGTGCCATCAAAAGGCAATCGGATGTTTTTGACCTGTACTCGCAGCAGGGGGTTGGCACGGTTATACTTTCCAGAATTCTTAAACACAGCAAGGCAGCTACTGCACCACAGGCTGAAAAATCTCACGAAGTTGGTTACGTGCTGGTACCTAAACCCAAGGAGACCCTCTGTGGAGATGGATTGGCCATAATAGAAAAGGGTAAGGAATTGTACCTGCTGGCACTGGACGGATTAGGACACGGCCTAAACGCACATGAGGCTGCACAACTGGCCGTGCAAGTATATACTTCCTCTCCTTCCCTACTACCTGCTGATGCATTGCGCCACATCCACCATAGTATAAAGCGAACACGGGGCGCTGTAGGCTTTGTGGCCAACATAAGTGCCAATAACTGGCGCATGAGCTACTGTGGCATTGGCAATATAGCCGGCAAGTTATACGCTCCTGATTCATCGTACGGTAACAATCCGTATAAGAACATGATTTCTTACAACGGCATACTAGGACACAACATACCTACCACTCTAAACAACCAGGAACTGGAATGGGGAAGACACCGCACAATCGTGCTCCACTCCGATGGCCTGAAGTCAAGATGGGACCTGAGCAAGTACCAGTCACTGAACCGCTGTTTGCCAACCACTGTGGCTGCCCTGCTTTACAAGGACAACAGCCGCCAAACCGATGACACCCTGGTGGTAGTTTGCCGAAGTAGACCATAATTTCCCATGCAGCGAAGCATTCTTAAAATAGACGTTAATAACGAACTAGACGTAGTGTTAGCCTACAAGCGAGCCATGCAGCTCTCAGAGCGGTTGGGCATGCAGCAGGCAAACCAAACAAAATTTGCAACGGCTGTCTCGGAGATATGTCGCAACGTAATAGAGTATGTGGGCAACGGCACTATACAGTATAGCCTGACGGAGGTATCTGGCTACAAATACCTGGAGGCGCTTGTAACTGATCGTGGACGCGGCATTGGCAACCTGGAACTCATACTTGCCCGCACCGACTATAACAACAATGGCTCCCGTGGTACCGGCATCATCAATTCCAAAAAGCTGGTGGACCTGTTTGAGATCGAAAGTGATTCTGAACGTGGTACCCGGGTAAGGCTGGGCAAGAGACTTTCCCAAACAGGGCCTACCGTTACCTACCATGCACTTGAAAAATGGGTTGAGGAATTTAATCATGAGTCGGATATATCGCCCTATGCCGAAATAAAACGCCAAAACATGCAGCTTCTGGAGGTACTGGAGCAACTTCGAATGCGAAACCTGGAGGCAGAACAACAGTTGCAGGAGATCCGTCGTCTGAACACGCAGCTGCAGCAGTCGAACCACGATGTTAGCCAACTACTGGAGGAGCGCGAGAAGAAGAACCATATGCTACAGGAGATAAACCAAAGCCTAGACGCCTTTGCCCATACTGTATCGCATGATTTGCGTGCGCCGCTGCAAAATATAAATGGTATTACCACTGCTCTGGAAGCCTGCCTGGAAGCCGGACAGTTTGAGGAGGCAAACTTTGTGTTGCCAATGCTGCGACAGCAAACTCAGAAGATGGACCGCCTGATTACCGGCATACTTGCCTACTCACTGGCCGGGCATCACAACCTGCCCAAAAAAGCCCTCGACCTGCAAGTGTTGCTGCACCAGGTTATCTCCTCGCTAAATGTGCCAGCCTCTTTCGTGATAGAAGTACAAGATGATTTACCCGTTTTGTATACTCAGGAAGTATACTTGTACCAGGTGTTCAGCAACCTTATAGGTAACGCTATAAAGTATCACGATCGGCCAGAGCAGGCACATCTGCAGGTAAGCTATACGTTGGGTAGCGATTGGCTGTACTTCACTGTAATAGACAACGGCCCTGGCGTAGCCCCCGAGCTTCAGCAGCAAATCTTCGATATGTATGAAACAGGGCAGTCTTTCCCACAGGCAGATAGCTCCGGACTAGGGCTCTCTATTGTACGCAAAATCATAGAGGAAAAAGGTGGCAAAGTATGGGTGGAGTCTGAAGGGCGCGGCAGTCGCTTTTCTTTTACCTGGCCTAAGGCTGAGCTGATACAGGAAGGCTTATAAACAAAGGAGGTGCTGTTTGTGGCAGCACCTCCTTTGATTTTATTTTACTTTGCTAAAGAACTCCGTCATAATTTCGTGTACATCATGCTTTGTCAGTGCCTTAGAGAAGTGTTTTTTCACTTTTCGGAAGGATTTCAGCCTCTCCAGGTCATAAAAGCTAGCAGAGGAAGTAAGCATAAGTATAATCACAGGATTTACCTCATCTGTAGATAGCTTATGGTACTCCTCCAAAAACGAGAACCCGTCCATAACAGGCATCTTGATATCCAGAAACACCAGGTCCGGTCGCTTATACTCTGCACTAGCCCCTAGCCCTTCTGATTTGGCCAGATAATTAAGCGCCTCTTTACCATTTTTAAGAGTTTTTATCTCTCTTGCTAACTGCATCTCCTTCAATAACCGCTCGTTCAGGTAGTTAGTAGTATCGTCGTCGTCTACTAGTAACACCAGATCAAGAGGGTATCCGTAAGGCTTCATCAAACCGCTCATACTGCCTTATATCCTTTCAAAGTTTAGCCTGCCGTCAACATAAAAACAGTAAATACAGGCGATATTATTTATCTTTTGCGAAGATCGCATAACCCTTGTTAATATCAAACACTGGTTTTTCAAAAAGGGGAATTAATGATATATATCACTTTTATCGCATTAGTTCTTTGTTGTAAACACAGCCTTTAGCAAAAGAGTAAATTCAGCAAGAACAGCACCTGCCAACGCAAGAATTCTGTAGCTACAGCTGCCCCATTCCTACTGCATTTTGTAGTCACGCACACATCTTTTTGGGCTTAATAAGAGTAGTATGGTTATGTGCCTACTTGGCTAGATCTTAAAAAAAGCATTTATACTATGGATCATTACCCTTTAAAACCAGAACATATGCGAGCACCGGCTCATCTTACCAAAGGCGAGGTACAGAAAAGTCTGGATGAGCTGGATAGTAAGATAAAAACGCTGCGCGCACGTGCTAATGCTACCACTTCAGACTCTAATCATACGTATCACGAGCATATTGCAGGATTGGAGAAAAAGCGAGAGCTAATAGCCAGCAAAATGAAAGACGCAGATGATGACCAATCTACATGGCAGGATTTACGCAACGGCCTGGACAGCCTGAAAAAAGATTTAGATAACCTGTTTAAATAAGTAAAAAAGCCTGTGCCGTATAGAGCACAGGCTTTTTTGTTCTATTTTTTATCCTGCTGTTGTCCCACGGAAGCACATCCAGGTAAAGCGCTTAATCACGAACTTAAGGTAATGACCGAAAAATTACCTGTCCGATTACCTACCGAAACACGAAAATCGGAGAAGCCTGTATTCTGGTTCACATCTATTCCGCTTGTTAAGTTATAGCTTACAGGTGTACCCGCAAGTCTCCTCCCATCCATTATTCTCTTCCTGTAGCAGCTCTGTGAAGTTGTTATTTAAAGTGCCTTTTACTTTTCACGCCACTCCTTATCTGCAGTTTCGCCATACTCTTCAGGAGATGAGTTCTTGGGTTAGCAGGCAAAAAAAGTCCACTTTATTAGAGCCTCTATAGCCTTTGAACTAGTTTCTTGATGCTGTTCGGCAACTCCAAGATTTTAGTAATTTTATTATATTTTTTACTTAAAAAGAAACATTTGCTATAAAATATCAGTTGAAGAGATTATAGCGAAAATATTTGTAAGAAAAGATTACGCTTCTAATTTCCTCTAATGGATTTTTGGTACTTTTGCAGTACCCGTCCATGAAATGCTCTAATTCAAAGTCGTACACTCAAGGATATTATATTGAGCAAATGTTTACCCTTATATCGCTGCCCAAGCGCAGTTTAGTACTCGCATTATTGTTTTTGCTGTACGTACCCCTGCTGTACGCACAACGTCCTGCTTTAGACTTTGGAAATAACACTATTCCTAACCGGGTAGTGTATAAACTAAAGCCTCAGCAATCAACTCTCCTCCGCAAAGCGCCCGGAGAAGGTATAATCCAGGTACTACAGCAGATCGGTGCAAAGCAGGTAACTCAGAAGTTTCCTCAGGTAGCGGCACAACAGGTAATGGCCAGTGCACGAAGAGCTGCCCCGGCTGTAGACCTTTCGCTTATTTATGAGTTGCAGTATGCTTCCAGCCACTCTTTTGAAGAGGTTAAAACTGCCCTGATGGCAACAGGACAGGTAGCCTACGTGGAGCCGCTGTATATACGTGAGCCTTTACACCAGCCAAACGACCCTGCCTCCGATTCTACTAAAACAACACAGTTTTACTTAAAGCAGGTGCAAGCTTACGCTGGTTGGGCAGTGGAGCGTGGCGATACTAACATGGTTATCGGTATACTTGACACCGGCTTTAGGCTGTCACACCAGGACTTGAAGTCAAAAGTAAAGCATAATTACGACGACCCGATTGACGGCATAGATAACGACGGAGACGGATATATTGACAATTTCAGCGGCTGGGACTTTGCCGACCGTGACAACGATGTAGCCGATGATAGCCCCTGGCGGGGACATGGCACTGCTGTAGCCGGTGTAGCTGCCGGTGCTACTAACAACGGAACAGGCATGGCAGGTTTAGGCTATAACGCCATGTTTATGCCGCTTAAGGTTTTCTCTTCTTACC is a genomic window containing:
- a CDS encoding STAS domain-containing protein — protein: MNTIAQLLQHNKKEILEIWIQNQLADASLRDDLISNDEIRRQSDELLNGLDRATASGNIDNIYAPEYEQVTEILTDISITRARQGFSPRETGMYVLSLKKAISQVLEEKYSGQPEELYKALIAATNLLDNLSMVTFDTFIKGREEVILRQTDEINEISTPVIRVWEGILALPIIGTLDSARTQIVMENLLQEIVNTGSSIAILDISGVPAVDSLVAQHLIKTVSATRLMGAECIISGIRAEIAQTIVHLGIDLSNIKTKASLASALQLAFSMRSVEVRKINKSTTGFNLSR
- a CDS encoding anti-sigma regulatory factor, translating into MTKDTMQIVREQDVVPFRNRVRELSTKIGMSLVNQTKLITAASELVRNMLKYANGGKVMLETISKNAQSGIRLVFIDKGPGIADVQQAMRDGFSTGKSLGLGLPGAKRLVNEFDIKSTPGEGTTVTIIHWKHGR
- a CDS encoding response regulator, producing the protein MKPYGYPLDLVLLVDDDDTTNYLNERLLKEMQLAREIKTLKNGKEALNYLAKSEGLGASAEYKRPDLVFLDIKMPVMDGFSFLEEYHKLSTDEVNPVIILMLTSSASFYDLERLKSFRKVKKHFSKALTKHDVHEIMTEFFSKVK
- a CDS encoding ATP-binding protein, giving the protein MDVNQHQRFLIPDKSYANIAKRDITSIAERMGMSANEVGKLNIVVSEMVSNLSKHAAQGGELLVRSLGLPTEGIEVICLDNGPGMSDPVKMQEDGVSTFGTAGEGLGAIKRQSDVFDLYSQQGVGTVILSRILKHSKAATAPQAEKSHEVGYVLVPKPKETLCGDGLAIIEKGKELYLLALDGLGHGLNAHEAAQLAVQVYTSSPSLLPADALRHIHHSIKRTRGAVGFVANISANNWRMSYCGIGNIAGKLYAPDSSYGNNPYKNMISYNGILGHNIPTTLNNQELEWGRHRTIVLHSDGLKSRWDLSKYQSLNRCLPTTVAALLYKDNSRQTDDTLVVVCRSRP
- a CDS encoding sensor histidine kinase; amino-acid sequence: MQRSILKIDVNNELDVVLAYKRAMQLSERLGMQQANQTKFATAVSEICRNVIEYVGNGTIQYSLTEVSGYKYLEALVTDRGRGIGNLELILARTDYNNNGSRGTGIINSKKLVDLFEIESDSERGTRVRLGKRLSQTGPTVTYHALEKWVEEFNHESDISPYAEIKRQNMQLLEVLEQLRMRNLEAEQQLQEIRRLNTQLQQSNHDVSQLLEEREKKNHMLQEINQSLDAFAHTVSHDLRAPLQNINGITTALEACLEAGQFEEANFVLPMLRQQTQKMDRLITGILAYSLAGHHNLPKKALDLQVLLHQVISSLNVPASFVIEVQDDLPVLYTQEVYLYQVFSNLIGNAIKYHDRPEQAHLQVSYTLGSDWLYFTVIDNGPGVAPELQQQIFDMYETGQSFPQADSSGLGLSIVRKIIEEKGGKVWVESEGRGSRFSFTWPKAELIQEGL
- a CDS encoding DUF4136 domain-containing protein codes for the protein MKTSLKLTVLSGIWCLFLAACSPVRVLESEADEGFRLSNYKTFNFFEVETSGEALQPYASQLDYLKQEIVQQLEQRGLQQSSSEPDLNINLGVVVAEKVQTRQTNILTDPPFYIGQRRYTWKSRDVEVGRYQQGTLSLHLVDNARNELVWQGAAEGAVPDDNAAKLQERIREGVQKLIQEIPQ
- a CDS encoding STAS domain-containing protein, yielding MDRIPILKMGPFLLVTIQVDLYDRLALTLENDLIGMVSKTGARGVLIDISAVSIVDSFMGRILGNIASMSRIMDAETVVVGMQPAVAITLVELGLTLQGVYTALDVEKGMELLQDKIGILEDSEKDEEEDPDDRND
- a CDS encoding alpha/beta hydrolase; this translates as MKHTLLLILFLCLITGGLAAQTKPINEANFILIGGIEQWVTISGDDRDKPVILFLHGGPGSTMSQYDDAIYGYWKKDFVLVYWDQRGAGRTFGRNAPETITEDYWIENPLTIERMTADGIELSEYLIKHLGKRKINLVGTSWGSVLGANMALKRPELFAVYIGHSQIVNGEEGFRHAFNKVSKLAQTANDQESLDKLAALGPPPYGDARKSGQLMRIIKKYERENSTPAPATWWKVASEYDNEKDANDRYNGDDYSFLYFAGHKAMGINSMEAGVNFMKDGLRYKIPVYFIQGEEDILTAPELTKAYFDKVKAPKKEFVLVPGAAHGHTPAVIDAQYKAVKKTLNLR